One window of Trifolium pratense cultivar HEN17-A07 linkage group LG5, ARS_RC_1.1, whole genome shotgun sequence genomic DNA carries:
- the LOC123886179 gene encoding uncharacterized protein LOC123886179, whose protein sequence is MVSYTESQEYTNDSHCYCAHCSSGGTDDVDINFHEVYTWDMEVTNALASRKKMQVMHFPRNVSKFAFSSNQTRIVLEPEDSWEEYACTIATSNRCPYEKYLTRGWYEYKKDMKIRAGDVLKFSMPKYPGFIIVDLIRRRDRV, encoded by the exons ATGGTGAGCTATACCGAAAGTCAAGAATATACGAATGATAGTCACTGCTATTGTGCTCACTGTTCTTCTGGAGGGACCGACGATGTTGATATCAATTTTCACGAAGTTTACACTTGGGATATGGAGGTCACTAATGCACTTGCTTCCAGGAAAAAGATGCAAGTCATG CATTTCCCCCGTAATGTATCGAAGTTTGCATTCTCTTCAAATCAGACACGAATCGTTCTTGAACCAGAAGACAGTTGGGAGGAATACGCATGCACAATTGCTACTTCAAATCGATGCCCCTACGAGAAGTACTTGACTCGTGGTTGGTATGAATACAAGAAGGATATGAAGATTAGAGCTGGCGATGTTCTTAAGTTTTCAATGCCAAAGTATCCGGGTTTTATCATCGTTGATCTTATTCGTCGCCGTGATCGTGTTTGA